The proteins below are encoded in one region of Clostridium pasteurianum DSM 525 = ATCC 6013:
- a CDS encoding YezD family protein, translating into MEGTNNVSRLYKKKNPVSQANLEKIVQLLSEIKYGSVTLVVQDGVLIQIETNEKIRLK; encoded by the coding sequence TTGGAAGGTACAAATAATGTAAGTAGATTGTATAAAAAGAAAAATCCTGTTTCTCAAGCAAATTTAGAAAAAATAGTGCAATTATTAAGTGAAATAAAATATGGTTCAGTAACACTAGTTGTTCAAGATGGAGTCCTTATACAAATTGAAACAAATGAAAAAATAAGACTTAAATAA
- the metK gene encoding methionine adenosyltransferase, with amino-acid sequence MTRLFTSESVTEGHPDKICDQISDAVLDALIEKDKNSRVACETVVTTGLVLLVGEISTKAYVDIPKIVRKTIAEIGYDRAKYGFDASTCSVITSLDEQSADIAQGVDEALEARQGEKDDIEAIGAGDQGMMFGFAINETPEYLPLPIDLAHKLSKKLTDVRKDGTLKYLRPDGKVQVTIQYDDGDKPIGVHTIVVSTQHSPDVSREQIEEDIKKYVIKAVVPSEFINENTKYLINPTGRFVIGGPQGDSGLTGRKIIVDTYGGYGRHGGGAFSGKDPTKVDRSGAYAARWVAKNLVAAGVADKVEIELAYAIGVARPVSITADTFGTGKIKEEKIVEIIKKVFDLRPAAIIRDLNLRRPIYRQTAAYGHFGRTDVDLPWEQLDKVNEIKKYI; translated from the coding sequence ATGACAAGATTATTTACATCCGAATCTGTTACTGAGGGACATCCAGATAAAATATGCGATCAAATATCTGATGCAGTATTAGATGCACTTATAGAAAAGGATAAGAACTCAAGAGTTGCTTGTGAAACTGTGGTAACAACTGGTTTAGTATTACTTGTTGGGGAGATATCAACAAAGGCTTATGTAGATATTCCTAAAATAGTTAGAAAAACTATTGCAGAAATAGGATATGATCGTGCAAAATATGGATTTGATGCTAGTACCTGCTCAGTAATAACCTCACTTGATGAACAGTCAGCAGATATAGCTCAGGGGGTAGATGAAGCATTAGAAGCTAGACAGGGAGAAAAAGACGATATTGAAGCTATAGGAGCAGGTGATCAGGGAATGATGTTTGGATTTGCAATCAATGAAACGCCAGAATATCTTCCATTGCCAATAGATTTAGCACATAAATTGTCAAAGAAATTAACTGATGTTAGAAAGGATGGAACTTTGAAGTATTTGAGGCCAGATGGAAAAGTTCAGGTTACTATCCAATATGATGATGGTGATAAACCTATAGGAGTTCATACTATTGTGGTTTCTACTCAGCATAGTCCTGATGTAAGTCGTGAGCAAATAGAAGAGGATATAAAGAAATATGTGATAAAGGCAGTAGTTCCATCAGAATTTATAAATGAAAATACAAAATATTTAATAAACCCTACAGGTAGATTTGTAATTGGCGGACCTCAAGGTGACTCTGGTTTAACAGGAAGAAAAATTATAGTTGATACCTATGGTGGTTATGGTAGACATGGAGGTGGAGCTTTTTCGGGGAAAGATCCTACAAAAGTAGATAGATCAGGAGCTTATGCAGCTAGATGGGTTGCAAAGAATTTAGTGGCAGCAGGAGTGGCAGATAAAGTTGAAATAGAATTAGCTTATGCTATAGGTGTTGCAAGACCAGTATCAATTACGGCAGATACCTTTGGTACAGGCAAAATAAAAGAAGAAAAAATAGTAGAAATAATAAAAAAAGTATTTGATTTAAGGCCAGCTGCTATTATAAGAGATCTTAACTTAAGACGACCAATATACAGACAAACAGCAGCGTATGGACATTTTGGAAGAACAGACGTAGATTTACCTTGGGAGCAACTTGATAAAGTTAATGAGATAAAAAAATATATATAA
- a CDS encoding NifB/NifX family molybdenum-iron cluster-binding protein, whose product MSYKVAIATSDGKHVNQHFGKATQFAIYQVENKRFNLLEIRENNPSCGDNGHQENAIYDSINLLLDCKIVLISMIGVGPDQILFDKGILSYETSDSINDALEYVSSNIEGKYF is encoded by the coding sequence ATGTCGTACAAAGTTGCTATTGCCACTTCTGATGGTAAACATGTCAATCAGCATTTTGGTAAAGCTACACAATTTGCAATCTATCAGGTTGAAAATAAAAGATTTAATTTATTAGAAATTAGAGAAAATAATCCTTCTTGTGGTGATAATGGTCATCAGGAAAATGCTATATATGATAGCATAAATCTTTTATTGGATTGTAAAATAGTTCTTATAAGTATGATTGGTGTGGGACCAGATCAGATACTGTTTGATAAAGGAATACTCAGCTATGAAACTTCTGATTCCATAAATGATGCTTTAGAATATGTTTCTTCTAATATTGAAGGAAAGTATTTTTAG
- a CDS encoding DUF58 domain-containing protein has product MPFKKVNMELNFKVNTRGFYTSTNCFFKANDLFLISSKKLNLKNEFTLTVYPKNMQLPLNIEKLVDSSISLSSNDKNLYPSDTYSYIDKFTEGDNLKNIHWKLSAKKNNLYIKRFDTSVKNDVYIYMDMTDCLLLSDTFDNITDETLVSFSLSIIKYLLFMHKTIYLNIENLESTVFQLENDNDYNLVLSYYLEHKSLGKGNFFNNILEKELTIMENHKTIFIITYTISLKSIEILSKISANCELLIIFTLMDVPPTIKNLLSNNNIKVASIISGR; this is encoded by the coding sequence ATGCCTTTTAAGAAAGTTAATATGGAGCTAAATTTTAAAGTAAATACTAGAGGATTTTATACTTCCACAAATTGCTTTTTTAAGGCAAATGACCTATTTTTAATATCTTCTAAAAAATTAAATCTTAAAAATGAATTTACTTTAACGGTATATCCTAAAAATATGCAATTACCCTTAAACATTGAGAAGCTTGTTGATAGTTCAATCAGTTTGTCTAGTAACGATAAAAATTTATATCCTTCTGATACCTATTCATATATTGACAAATTTACAGAAGGAGATAATTTAAAAAATATACATTGGAAATTAAGTGCTAAAAAAAATAATTTATATATAAAAAGATTTGATACCTCAGTAAAAAATGATGTTTATATTTATATGGACATGACAGACTGCTTACTCTTATCTGATACTTTTGATAATATAACAGATGAAACTTTAGTTTCATTTTCACTATCTATAATTAAATATCTATTATTTATGCATAAAACCATTTATTTAAATATAGAAAATTTAGAAAGTACAGTTTTTCAATTGGAAAATGATAATGATTATAATTTAGTTTTATCTTATTACTTAGAACATAAGAGTTTAGGAAAAGGTAACTTTTTTAACAATATTCTAGAAAAAGAATTAACAATTATGGAAAATCATAAAACTATTTTTATTATAACTTATACAATATCACTAAAAAGTATAGAAATACTTTCAAAAATATCAGCTAATTGTGAACTCTTAATTATTTTTACACTGATGGATGTTCCACCTACTATAAAAAATCTTTTATCCAATAATAATATAAAAGTAGCATCCATAATATCTGGGAGGTGA
- a CDS encoding nitrogenase component 1 encodes MAKILDQPRYKCALTAMQTVQSIPGALPILHSGPGCGQKLAGGAGSSGHFSHNIFPCTNISEKEVVFGGEKKLRETITNAIKVIDAELYVVLTSCTSEVIGDDAEEIVRSFKSSEKPVIYASTPGFKGNNYLGNDWVIKAIIEQYLKPSDKKIKGLVNIWAGVPLHDPFWLGNLRQLEKLVEEIGLIPNTIFGYDRGVKNLNRIPEAEFNLLVAPWAGLENVKLLEKKFGTPYLHYPTLPIGAAETSKFLRAVGEFAGIDKQKVEDIITKNEEEYYYYIERFADVFLETRVMSKRFVVVSDAQYSLAITKFLVNDFGLFPSKQYIIDDTPEKYRKDIEGYFKELNYDIEAEVAFSSDGYQIHNEIKNTDFHGYPLILGSSWEKKVAQETKAHYLSISWPIQERLVINGSYVGYGGGLKLLEDIYSVVLTRFN; translated from the coding sequence ATGGCAAAAATATTAGATCAACCTAGGTATAAATGTGCTTTAACAGCAATGCAAACTGTACAGTCAATTCCAGGAGCACTTCCTATTCTACATTCAGGACCCGGTTGCGGTCAAAAACTTGCAGGGGGAGCTGGGAGTTCTGGACATTTTTCTCATAATATATTTCCTTGTACAAATATAAGTGAAAAGGAAGTAGTATTTGGCGGGGAAAAAAAACTTAGAGAAACTATAACTAATGCGATTAAGGTTATAGATGCAGAATTGTATGTAGTATTAACTAGTTGTACATCAGAAGTTATAGGTGATGATGCAGAGGAAATTGTGCGTTCATTTAAAAGCTCTGAAAAACCAGTAATATATGCTTCAACACCAGGATTTAAAGGTAATAATTATCTTGGTAATGACTGGGTGATTAAGGCTATTATTGAACAATATTTAAAACCATCTGATAAAAAGATAAAAGGACTTGTTAATATATGGGCTGGAGTTCCATTACATGACCCATTTTGGCTTGGAAACTTAAGACAATTGGAAAAACTTGTAGAAGAGATTGGATTAATACCAAATACAATATTTGGTTATGATAGAGGAGTTAAAAACTTAAATAGGATACCTGAAGCAGAATTTAACCTTCTAGTAGCTCCTTGGGCTGGACTTGAAAATGTTAAACTTCTAGAGAAAAAATTTGGAACACCATACTTACACTATCCAACTCTTCCAATAGGAGCTGCTGAAACTAGTAAGTTTTTACGTGCAGTGGGAGAATTTGCAGGAATAGATAAGCAAAAAGTTGAAGATATTATCACAAAAAATGAAGAGGAATACTATTATTACATAGAACGTTTTGCAGATGTATTTCTTGAAACTCGTGTAATGTCAAAAAGATTTGTGGTGGTATCAGATGCTCAGTACTCACTGGCAATAACAAAATTTTTAGTTAACGATTTTGGACTTTTCCCATCAAAGCAATATATAATTGATGACACACCAGAAAAGTATAGAAAAGATATAGAAGGATATTTTAAAGAATTAAATTATGATATAGAAGCAGAAGTTGCATTTTCTAGTGACGGATATCAAATACACAATGAAATAAAAAATACTGATTTTCATGGATATCCATTAATTTTAGGAAGTTCTTGGGAAAAAAAGGTAGCTCAAGAAACTAAAGCTCATTACCTATCAATTTCATGGCCTATTCAAGAAAGACTTGTAATAAACGGTTCTTACGTAGGTTATGGCGGTGGACTTAAACTTTTAGAGGATATTTATTCAGTGGTTCTTACTAGATTTAATTAA
- a CDS encoding alpha/beta fold hydrolase: MTTSILKKIQNIANEEVFFFKDYNGKNIYTKVWYPPKKDNIKGIIQIAHGLGETAEYYEEFANFFRKDGYAIYLNEALGHGRTAGDIHDLNYKCNAGDAGTDGLNHMVEDLKILTDNIKDKYPDKKIFLIGHSLGSVISQIYAYKYGYGINGIICTGAISELDEKRFEYLLQIARREMEKRGRLEPSVDIFNALFGNLNDKFKPARTEFDWITSDKKLLKESLESPYANISFNVGFYFDFINALKDRSEKNNIKNIPKDLPVFFLSGSDDPFIDNGKGIKELFNIYKEQGLKDISFNLYEGKRHSILRETNRYLVFKDILDWINIH, translated from the coding sequence ATGACAACAAGCATACTAAAAAAGATACAAAATATAGCTAATGAAGAGGTGTTTTTTTTCAAAGATTATAATGGAAAAAACATATATACAAAAGTTTGGTATCCACCGAAAAAAGATAATATAAAGGGAATTATTCAAATAGCACATGGACTAGGGGAAACTGCTGAGTATTACGAGGAATTTGCAAATTTTTTTAGAAAAGATGGATATGCTATATATCTTAATGAAGCATTGGGACATGGCAGAACAGCAGGTGATATTCATGATTTAAACTATAAATGTAATGCGGGGGATGCAGGAACAGATGGATTAAATCACATGGTTGAAGATTTGAAAATATTAACAGATAATATTAAAGATAAATATCCTGATAAGAAGATATTTCTTATAGGTCATAGTTTAGGATCTGTAATATCACAAATTTATGCTTATAAATATGGTTATGGTATAAATGGAATTATATGCACTGGAGCAATAAGTGAATTAGATGAAAAAAGATTTGAGTATTTGCTACAAATAGCTAGAAGAGAAATGGAAAAACGTGGGAGACTAGAACCTTCAGTAGATATATTTAATGCCCTATTTGGAAATCTAAATGACAAATTTAAGCCAGCCAGAACTGAATTTGACTGGATAACCAGTGATAAAAAATTGCTTAAAGAATCATTAGAATCTCCTTATGCAAATATATCCTTTAATGTTGGTTTTTATTTTGATTTTATTAATGCATTGAAAGATAGAAGTGAAAAAAATAATATTAAAAATATTCCAAAGGATTTGCCTGTATTTTTCCTATCGGGCAGTGATGATCCATTTATTGATAATGGTAAGGGGATTAAAGAATTATTCAATATTTATAAAGAGCAAGGATTAAAAGATATATCTTTTAATCTATATGAGGGAAAAAGACACAGTATACTGAGAGAAACTAATAGATATCTAGTTTTTAAGGATATACTTGATTGGATTAATATACACTGA
- a CDS encoding O-acetylhomoserine aminocarboxypropyltransferase/cysteine synthase family protein — protein sequence MANEELKFDTLKIRGAYNSAEHNYAASVPIYETAAFDLGSAERAGNLFSFSELGFIYSRVGNPTTNVLEQRVAALDGAAGAVAVGSGMAAVTYALFNVAENGGRILTTPYLYGGTIDSFKKIYPKFGVGIDKSENFHNPEELPKDIKPDTKAIFVESISNPNAVVADLEALAKVAHDHDIPLIVDNTFATPYLLNPIKYGADIVIYSATKALGGHGNSIAGLILESGKFNWGNGKFPQFSEELDYTLRDSEGKSRTFLEVFPEAPFTWRVRKNYLAYFGAALSPFNAYLTLIGIETLSERIQKQVENTKKIIDYLEDNDKVEWIKHPFAKDNPYKELAEKYVPKGAGSIFSFGFKGTDEQINKFLNTIKLFNYHTNVGDVRSLIINSPKTTHGELTREEQEFSDIAPNTVRISVGLEDPQDLIADLDQAFEAASKNN from the coding sequence ATGGCAAATGAAGAATTAAAATTTGATACATTAAAAATAAGGGGAGCCTACAATTCCGCTGAACATAATTATGCAGCTTCTGTACCTATTTATGAAACTGCTGCTTTTGACCTTGGAAGCGCTGAAAGGGCAGGAAATCTATTTTCATTTTCTGAACTAGGCTTTATATACAGTAGAGTAGGAAATCCTACTACTAATGTTTTAGAACAAAGAGTAGCAGCACTAGATGGAGCTGCTGGTGCTGTAGCTGTAGGATCTGGAATGGCAGCAGTAACTTATGCATTATTTAATGTAGCTGAAAATGGAGGAAGAATACTTACAACACCATATCTTTATGGAGGAACTATCGATAGCTTTAAAAAGATATACCCTAAATTTGGAGTTGGAATAGATAAGTCAGAGAATTTTCATAATCCTGAAGAACTTCCTAAAGATATAAAACCAGATACAAAAGCAATATTTGTAGAGAGTATTAGTAATCCTAATGCCGTTGTAGCTGACTTAGAGGCATTGGCTAAAGTTGCTCATGATCATGATATACCACTCATAGTTGATAATACTTTTGCAACCCCTTATCTCCTTAATCCTATAAAATATGGTGCGGATATTGTTATATATTCGGCTACTAAGGCTTTAGGAGGACATGGAAATTCAATTGCGGGTCTTATTTTGGAAAGTGGTAAATTTAATTGGGGAAATGGTAAATTTCCACAATTTTCTGAAGAACTAGATTATACTTTAAGAGATTCAGAAGGTAAATCGAGAACTTTTTTAGAAGTATTTCCTGAAGCTCCTTTTACTTGGAGAGTAAGAAAAAACTATCTTGCATATTTTGGTGCTGCTCTTAGTCCATTCAATGCTTATTTGACATTAATAGGAATAGAAACTCTTTCAGAGAGAATTCAAAAACAAGTTGAAAATACTAAGAAAATAATTGATTATTTAGAAGATAACGATAAGGTTGAATGGATTAAACATCCATTTGCTAAAGACAATCCATATAAGGAACTTGCAGAAAAATATGTGCCCAAAGGTGCTGGATCAATTTTTAGTTTTGGATTTAAAGGCACAGATGAGCAAATTAATAAATTTTTAAATACGATAAAACTGTTTAATTATCATACCAATGTTGGGGATGTAAGATCTCTTATTATTAACTCACCAAAGACTACTCATGGTGAGCTTACAAGAGAAGAACAGGAATTTTCAGATATAGCTCCAAATACAGTTAGAATATCTGTAGGATTAGAAGATCCTCAGGATCTTATTGCTGATTTGGATCAAGCATTTGAGGCAGCTTCAAAAAATAATTAA
- a CDS encoding NifB/NifX family molybdenum-iron cluster-binding protein, producing MSYKIAVASSDGKDIDQHFGRAEQFFVYEVEDNNNFKFVELRRATDFHSEYEDHVTKLKNTIRGLNGCKIVLVTQIGDGASRILRSNGIEAFDVEDSIENALPKLIKYYSTINPQQNY from the coding sequence ATGTCATATAAGATAGCGGTTGCCAGTAGTGACGGTAAAGATATAGATCAACATTTTGGAAGGGCTGAGCAGTTTTTTGTATATGAAGTAGAAGATAATAATAATTTTAAATTTGTAGAATTGAGAAGAGCTACAGATTTTCATAGTGAATATGAGGATCATGTAACTAAATTGAAGAATACCATAAGAGGACTAAATGGATGTAAAATTGTATTAGTTACACAAATAGGTGATGGTGCTTCAAGAATATTGAGAAGTAATGGAATAGAAGCTTTTGACGTAGAAGATTCTATAGAAAATGCTTTACCTAAATTAATTAAGTATTATTCTACTATTAATCCACAACAAAATTATTAA
- a CDS encoding transglutaminase-like domain-containing protein, whose product MKFIVIYYLIICITFSSIIYLLVPFTADKSTNWLQYRFNDILHINKNIPSDFATIGLNTSSTSFLGSKLQINNIRLSLLKGDVPKYLKTKVYYDYNYNRWIENRSLPSIKSKQSLNVANLMPKGEFAERNIKYNREKETKIKTISIETLNDSFDDVMISPNYITKVASPKTSNIYMYNNENYLTGQSQHNYTINYYDYSDTETIENYSNSPYKDDINTLNSIVGKNNINYELINDSLKFTSSERVRNLAKEITLGARDNNDKLKLIQRYLLNNYKYSLQPNAININSPDYVDFFLFNEKKGYCKSFATAAVMLCRAVGIPSRYVEGFKVRGEVDNMGNYVIRSYDAHAWVEVLTSADKGIWSILETTPIPDFENSAANDIEVTQEETNIQNTESPQERNLQNNAKQTEPNLENSNKEKQYNLNNKLHNINLIKNYNYILISGAIIIILILIKLLRRKFIIRRINNSESLIPLYIFILKRLKTINVTKLSYETDKEFALRIKDKLDIESLVEAVYKETYGDEKTILEKFSLITSVEKTVKDNSNILKYYIFF is encoded by the coding sequence ATGAAATTTATTGTTATCTATTATTTAATTATATGTATAACTTTTTCTAGTATTATATATTTACTTGTTCCTTTTACCGCTGACAAGAGCACAAATTGGCTTCAATATAGATTTAATGACATATTGCATATTAACAAAAATATTCCCTCTGATTTTGCTACTATTGGTTTAAATACTTCTAGTACCTCTTTTCTCGGAAGTAAATTGCAGATAAACAATATTAGACTTTCCCTTCTAAAGGGTGATGTACCTAAATATTTAAAGACAAAAGTTTACTATGACTATAATTATAATAGATGGATAGAAAATAGATCCTTACCTTCAATAAAATCTAAACAATCACTAAATGTAGCTAACTTAATGCCGAAGGGTGAATTTGCTGAAAGAAATATTAAGTATAATAGAGAGAAAGAAACTAAAATTAAAACTATTTCAATTGAAACATTAAATGATAGTTTTGATGACGTAATGATATCTCCTAACTATATTACAAAAGTAGCTTCACCTAAAACCTCAAATATATATATGTATAATAACGAAAATTATTTAACTGGACAATCTCAACACAATTATACTATAAATTATTATGATTATAGTGATACAGAAACTATAGAAAATTATTCAAATTCTCCATATAAAGATGATATAAACACACTGAACAGCATTGTAGGTAAAAATAATATTAATTATGAGTTAATAAATGACTCATTAAAATTTACAAGTTCTGAAAGAGTAAGAAATTTAGCAAAAGAAATAACTTTAGGAGCTAGAGATAATAATGATAAACTAAAGCTTATACAGAGATATCTTCTTAATAATTATAAATACAGCTTACAACCTAATGCAATTAATATTAATTCACCAGACTATGTAGATTTCTTTTTATTTAATGAAAAAAAAGGATATTGTAAGTCTTTTGCTACTGCTGCTGTAATGTTGTGTAGAGCTGTAGGCATACCCTCTAGATATGTTGAAGGCTTTAAAGTTAGGGGCGAAGTTGACAATATGGGAAATTATGTTATAAGATCCTATGATGCTCACGCGTGGGTTGAGGTCCTTACTTCTGCAGATAAGGGTATTTGGTCTATACTAGAAACTACCCCCATCCCCGATTTTGAAAATAGTGCTGCAAATGATATAGAAGTTACTCAAGAAGAAACAAATATTCAAAATACCGAATCACCACAGGAAAGAAACCTACAGAATAATGCTAAGCAAACTGAACCTAATTTAGAAAATTCTAATAAAGAAAAACAGTATAATTTAAACAACAAACTTCACAATATTAATCTCATTAAAAATTATAATTATATACTTATTAGTGGGGCTATAATTATAATACTTATATTGATCAAACTATTGAGAAGAAAATTTATCATAAGACGGATAAATAATAGTGAATCTCTAATACCTCTGTATATATTCATATTAAAAAGATTAAAAACTATAAACGTAACAAAACTATCCTACGAAACTGACAAAGAATTTGCCCTTAGAATAAAAGACAAATTGGATATTGAATCGCTTGTAGAAGCTGTGTATAAAGAGACCTATGGGGATGAAAAAACTATCTTGGAAAAATTCTCTTTAATTACATCTGTAGAAAAAACAGTAAAAGACAATTCAAATATACTTAAATATTATATATTTTTTTAG
- a CDS encoding nitrogenase component 1 translates to MSINLKLSAVPTRENRLGSVTGYSGDLHDIVSKSKCGSLKNRDRCFSQSSSCNAGCALSQLSGIRDVAIINHAPSGCTANAPRSEVTNRQLAAKRGVTNATVFVGTDMSEKDTVFGGASSLSDIVKETYNRYKPKAIFIGTSCLTGIIGEDVDSVVEELKKEIPVPIAAVHCEGFRSRIWATGFDASDHAVLTSIVKPPEKKVSVINFKNFYESAREEIISIFSNFGVKPLFLYRNSTVEELSHLSESLATVSICGVLGSYLGNGLEEKYGVPFVKTINPLGVAGFETWLRGIGKVINKEAEVEAYIERERAIYLPKIEEVKKELKGLRAVLGMGPGYTYEVSRVLQELGMEVVWAASWHHDKKHDNGELPAALKYLDENSPYNFKVSVADQQNYEILNILNEYKPDIYFSRHPGTTVWAIKQGASALCVNDEYMIFGYKGTLDFAYTVLDTIRNRSFEKNLAARVKLPYTDWWYNQDNSLFMKKEAK, encoded by the coding sequence ATGTCAATTAATTTAAAACTATCTGCAGTACCCACAAGAGAAAATCGTTTGGGATCTGTAACAGGTTATAGTGGTGATCTTCACGATATTGTCAGCAAATCAAAATGTGGAAGCTTAAAGAATAGGGACAGATGCTTTAGTCAATCCAGTTCCTGTAATGCTGGTTGTGCACTGAGTCAACTTTCAGGTATAAGAGATGTAGCAATAATAAATCATGCTCCTTCTGGATGTACAGCTAATGCCCCAAGATCAGAAGTTACTAATAGACAACTAGCTGCTAAAAGGGGAGTTACAAATGCTACAGTTTTTGTAGGAACAGATATGAGTGAAAAGGATACGGTGTTTGGCGGCGCAAGCAGCCTTAGTGATATAGTAAAAGAAACCTATAATAGATATAAGCCAAAAGCAATTTTTATAGGTACATCCTGCCTGACAGGTATTATAGGAGAAGATGTTGACAGTGTTGTGGAAGAACTTAAAAAGGAAATACCAGTACCTATAGCAGCAGTACATTGTGAAGGATTCAGATCAAGAATCTGGGCAACGGGTTTTGATGCTTCAGATCATGCTGTACTTACAAGTATTGTTAAACCGCCAGAAAAGAAAGTTAGCGTAATAAATTTTAAAAACTTTTATGAAAGTGCCAGAGAGGAAATAATTAGTATATTTTCAAATTTTGGTGTTAAGCCTCTATTTTTGTATAGAAATTCCACAGTTGAAGAGCTTTCTCACTTGTCAGAATCCTTGGCAACAGTAAGTATATGTGGTGTGCTGGGATCTTATCTTGGAAATGGCCTGGAAGAAAAATATGGAGTTCCTTTTGTAAAAACTATAAATCCATTGGGAGTTGCCGGTTTTGAAACCTGGCTTAGAGGTATAGGAAAGGTTATAAATAAGGAAGCAGAAGTTGAAGCCTATATAGAGAGAGAAAGGGCTATATACTTACCTAAAATAGAAGAAGTAAAGAAGGAACTTAAAGGTTTAAGAGCAGTACTTGGAATGGGACCTGGTTATACTTATGAGGTATCCCGCGTGCTTCAGGAATTAGGTATGGAAGTAGTATGGGCAGCATCCTGGCATCATGATAAGAAGCATGATAATGGAGAACTTCCAGCAGCACTTAAATACTTAGATGAGAATTCACCTTACAATTTTAAAGTAAGTGTAGCAGACCAGCAAAATTATGAAATACTTAATATACTAAATGAATATAAACCTGATATATATTTTTCACGTCATCCGGGAACTACAGTATGGGCAATAAAACAGGGTGCATCTGCACTATGCGTTAATGATGAGTATATGATATTTGGGTATAAAGGAACCTTGGATTTTGCATATACAGTACTTGATACAATAAGAAACAGAAGTTTTGAAAAAAATCTAGCAGCTAGAGTTAAATTACCTTATACAGATTGGTGGTATAATCAGGATAATTCACTGTTTATGAAAAAAGAAGCAAAATAA